A genomic stretch from Ictalurus punctatus breed USDA103 chromosome 2, Coco_2.0, whole genome shotgun sequence includes:
- the clec11a gene encoding C-type lectin domain family 11 member A — translation MGLAVLLLAALALPCVSWAETAGNSTALGQDRTAQDIQSDWVRGRGDTPDIEEPVPEPETEPEPEPEPEPEPEPEPEPEPEPEPEPTAAESDYESNYNYLLSRLAAMDQAIHKLNVGHYTLDVKVSQLQDRLLRMEGKVADVEDSIHDVSNFCKDNRKEIGRLEGCVKGRKVGQKCFLVYRVYDTYVGASQKCQERGGRMAMPRDRREQEALAEYVKLALPGSNWPVWLGINDLRSEGLYLFDDGTRVTYFQWRKHFLSSQPDGGKRENCVAMSSDDGDWWDNYCDRRMYYLCEFEA, via the exons ATGGGGTTAGCTGTGCTCCTGCTTGCTGCGTTGGCATTGCCGTGCGTGTCCTGGGCTGAGACCGCAGGAAACAGCACCGCTCTCGGACAGGACCGGACCGCTCAGGATATCCAG AGTGACTgggtgagagggagaggagacACTCCAGACATCGAGGAGCCCGTGCCCGAGCCCGAgaccgaacccgaacccgagcCCGAGCCCGAACCCGAGCCCGAGCCCGAGCCAGAACCCGAGCCCGAGCCCGAGCCCGAACCCACGGCTGCCGAATCCGACTACGAGAGCAACTACAACTACTTGT TGTCCAGGCTGGCAGCGATGGACCAGGCCATCCATAAGCTGAACGTGGGCCATTACACGCTGGACGTGAAGGTGAGCCAGCTGCAGGACCGGTTGTTGCGGATGGAGGGCAAAGTGGCCGACGTCGAGGACTCCATCCACGACGTCTCGAACTTCTGCAAGGACAACCGCAAAGAAATCGGCCGCCTGGAAG GTTGCGTTAAGGGCCGGAAAGTGGGCCAGAAGTGCTTCCTGGTGTACCGTGTGTACGACACCTACGTCGGCGCTTCTCAGAAATGCCAGGAGCGCGGCGGACGCATGGCGATGCCGCGAGATCGCCGTGAACAAGAGGCTCTGGCTGAGTACGTGAAGCTGGCGTTACCCGGTAGCAACTGGCCCGTGTGGCTGGGCATCAACGACCTGCGCTCTGAGGGGCTCTACCTGTTCGACGACGGCACGCGCGTCACCTATTTCCAGTGGCGGAAGCACTTCCTGTCCAGCCAACCCGACGGCGGGAAACGCGAGAACTGCGTCGCCATGTCCTCCGACGACGGAGACTGGTGGGACAACTACTGCGACCGGCGCATGTACTACCTGTGCGAGTTTGAGGCTTGA